From Actinosynnema mirum DSM 43827, a single genomic window includes:
- a CDS encoding helix-turn-helix domain-containing protein produces the protein MTQHEAFGIELRRRRNAAGLSLQGLAKELNYSKGHLSKIETGAKAPTPQLARQADAVLSAGGELSRLAPQTPVGHPRQAVPAPRHEAPPLPRARRSELEAATEDPAVAQGLRLQFDTIRDLGKRMSPRLVQPMLHGSLVSLRDMLAAAGEAGAKRRVALMTARFVEYAGWMAQEAGRREEAVALTLESAALAELAGDPGLAAYALVRRAELAMYAGAAQQTIALAERALADPHATARVRGLAEHRLAQGFAQLGEEARCRAALERAAALLAEAAAPEPVLPEETLARATMLTPPAAGRADVPASGLVVAPARGPAAGRGVAPVVGSSTVADLDAVVTGWCLYDLGRPAEAARLLERGLAGTSPEARRARALYGVRLALAHEAAGELDRMHEVALESLDTARALGSDTVRSQLRNLAWMVQRRHSHRPSRDLHVEITAALQDGVVD, from the coding sequence ATGACGCAGCACGAGGCGTTCGGCATCGAGTTGCGCAGGCGCCGGAACGCGGCAGGTCTGTCCCTGCAGGGCCTGGCGAAGGAGCTGAACTACAGCAAGGGCCACCTGAGCAAGATCGAGACCGGGGCGAAGGCGCCGACCCCGCAGCTCGCCCGGCAGGCCGACGCGGTGCTCTCCGCCGGTGGCGAGCTGAGCAGGCTCGCCCCGCAGACCCCGGTCGGCCACCCGCGCCAGGCCGTGCCCGCCCCGCGCCACGAGGCCCCGCCGCTGCCGAGGGCGCGGCGCAGCGAGCTGGAGGCGGCGACCGAGGACCCCGCGGTGGCGCAGGGGCTGCGGCTCCAGTTCGACACCATCCGCGACCTGGGCAAGCGCATGTCGCCCCGGCTGGTGCAGCCGATGCTGCACGGGTCGCTGGTGTCGCTGCGGGACATGCTCGCCGCGGCCGGGGAGGCGGGCGCGAAGCGGCGGGTGGCGCTGATGACGGCGCGGTTCGTCGAGTACGCGGGCTGGATGGCGCAGGAGGCAGGCCGGCGGGAGGAGGCGGTGGCGCTGACCCTGGAGTCGGCGGCGCTGGCCGAGCTGGCGGGCGATCCGGGGCTGGCGGCGTACGCGCTGGTCCGGCGGGCCGAGCTGGCCATGTACGCGGGCGCGGCGCAGCAGACCATCGCGCTGGCGGAGCGCGCGCTGGCCGACCCGCACGCGACGGCGCGGGTGCGCGGGCTGGCCGAGCACCGGTTGGCGCAGGGGTTCGCGCAGCTGGGCGAGGAGGCGCGGTGCCGGGCGGCGCTGGAGCGCGCGGCGGCGCTGCTGGCCGAGGCGGCGGCGCCGGAGCCCGTGCTGCCCGAGGAGACCCTGGCGCGGGCCACCATGCTCACCCCGCCGGCCGCAGGGCGGGCGGACGTCCCCGCGAGCGGCTTGGTCGTCGCCCCGGCACGTGGCCCGGCGGCCGGTCGGGGGGTCGCACCGGTGGTCGGCTCGTCCACGGTCGCCGACCTGGACGCGGTCGTGACCGGCTGGTGCCTCTACGACCTGGGTCGCCCGGCCGAGGCGGCCCGCCTGCTGGAGCGCGGACTGGCGGGCACCTCGCCCGAGGCCCGCCGCGCCCGCGCCCTGTACGGGGTCCGCCTGGCGCTGGCCCACGAGGCGGCGGGCGAGCTGGACCGGATGCACGAGGTGGCGCTGGAGTCCCTGGACACGGCGCGGGCGCTGGGCTCGGACACCGTCCGCAGCCAGCTGCGCAACCTGGCCTGGATGGTCCAGCGCAGGCACTCCCACCGGCCCTCGCGCGACCTGCACGTGGAGATCACCGCCGCCCTGCAGGACGGCGTCGTCGACTGA
- a CDS encoding acyl-CoA dehydrogenase family protein — MRDWLGVAADVAEELRGDAAERDRRGEDPVAEVAALKDSGLLTVADWDAQRAVVRVVGAADANVGHLLGYHYLQVWRGGLFLDRDAAAARSAELHGQNLFWAGISNPLDAALQLTPVDGGYRVDGRKTFATGAAVADRLVVSATRVDTGGKLTFTLDARAEGVSRAGEWDNMGQRLTASGGVQLTDVLVPEAQVLGPADGTSPRLSLAAIGFQEALSQLHVAIAEGALAEAARYTRETTRPWFLSGVDSAAEDPYTLQTYGELVADVQAAGLLADRASALLRDASEAGTALTAGQRAETAAAISSAKVVSTRVVNHTTAKVFELCGARATASKHAFDRFWRNARTITLHDPVAYKAREVGAHFLTGQHAPFTGYS; from the coding sequence ATGCGGGACTGGCTGGGCGTGGCCGCCGACGTGGCCGAGGAGCTGAGGGGCGACGCCGCCGAGCGCGACCGGCGCGGGGAGGACCCCGTCGCCGAGGTCGCCGCGCTGAAGGACTCCGGGCTGCTGACCGTCGCCGACTGGGACGCGCAGCGCGCGGTCGTGCGGGTCGTGGGCGCCGCCGACGCCAACGTCGGGCACCTGCTCGGCTACCACTACCTCCAGGTGTGGCGGGGCGGGCTGTTCCTGGACCGGGACGCCGCCGCCGCGCGCTCCGCCGAGCTGCACGGGCAGAACCTGTTCTGGGCGGGCATCAGCAACCCGCTCGACGCCGCCCTCCAGCTCACCCCCGTCGACGGCGGCTACCGGGTCGACGGCCGCAAGACCTTCGCCACCGGCGCCGCCGTCGCCGACCGGCTCGTGGTCAGCGCGACCCGCGTCGACACCGGCGGGAAGCTCACCTTCACCCTGGACGCCAGGGCCGAGGGCGTCAGCCGCGCCGGCGAGTGGGACAACATGGGCCAGCGGCTCACCGCCAGCGGCGGCGTGCAGCTCACCGACGTCCTCGTGCCCGAGGCGCAGGTGCTCGGCCCGGCGGACGGCACGAGCCCCCGGCTGTCGCTGGCCGCCATCGGGTTCCAGGAGGCGCTCTCCCAGCTGCACGTGGCCATCGCCGAGGGCGCGCTCGCCGAAGCCGCCCGGTACACCCGCGAGACCACCCGGCCCTGGTTCCTCAGCGGCGTCGACTCGGCCGCCGAGGACCCGTACACCCTGCAGACCTACGGGGAGCTGGTCGCCGACGTCCAGGCCGCCGGGCTGCTCGCCGACCGCGCCTCCGCGCTGCTGCGCGACGCCTCCGAGGCCGGGACCGCGCTCACCGCCGGGCAGCGCGCCGAGACCGCCGCCGCGATCTCCTCGGCCAAGGTCGTCAGCACCAGGGTCGTCAACCACACCACCGCCAAGGTGTTCGAGCTGTGCGGGGCCCGCGCCACCGCGAGCAAGCACGCCTTCGACCGGTTCTGGCGCAACGCCCGCACCATCACGCTGCACGACCCGGTGGCCTACAAGGCCCGCGAGGTCGGCGCGCACTTCCTCACCGGCCAGCACGCGCCGTTCACCGGGTACAGCTAG
- a CDS encoding methylthioribose-1-phosphate isomerase: MAAPQAGDGPALAHSVLLADDGVHVLDRRSFPFERTWVRCGTAAEVARAIEDMVTQSSGPYFAVLWGMVLAAREARGLPRAEARARLAEAGEGFIATRRTNNALRKAVAAVLAGVDAHEDVEAGALAGAIAGDRRYRDRSRALGGHTAALLPDDGAVLTHCWADLYLTETVAAAQASGKRLRFFCTETRPYLQGARLTAETLAEMGVDTTLITDGMGAAVLATGEVSALLTAADRVTMDGHVVNKVGTLGLAVAASAFDVPFLAMVQAPDRLAPTAADVPIEHRPGEEVLSTLGRRTASDRVRGLYPAFDVTPPRFVTTVVTDRGALAPDRLADYYQQGTAND, encoded by the coding sequence GTGGCGGCCCCGCAGGCGGGCGACGGGCCCGCGCTCGCCCACAGCGTGCTGCTCGCCGACGACGGCGTGCACGTGCTGGACCGGCGCAGCTTCCCGTTCGAGCGCACCTGGGTGCGGTGCGGCACGGCCGCCGAGGTGGCCCGCGCCATCGAGGACATGGTCACCCAGTCGTCCGGGCCGTACTTCGCCGTCCTGTGGGGCATGGTGCTCGCGGCCCGCGAGGCGCGCGGGCTGCCCCGCGCCGAGGCCCGCGCGCGGCTCGCCGAGGCCGGTGAGGGCTTCATCGCCACCCGGCGCACGAACAACGCCCTGCGCAAGGCGGTCGCGGCCGTCCTCGCCGGGGTCGACGCGCACGAGGACGTCGAGGCGGGCGCGCTCGCGGGCGCGATCGCGGGCGACCGCCGCTACCGGGACCGCAGCCGCGCGCTCGGCGGGCACACCGCCGCGCTGCTGCCCGACGACGGCGCGGTGCTCACGCACTGCTGGGCCGACCTGTACCTGACCGAGACCGTCGCCGCCGCCCAGGCGAGCGGCAAGCGCCTGCGGTTCTTCTGCACCGAGACCCGCCCCTACCTGCAGGGCGCTCGGCTGACCGCCGAGACGCTCGCCGAGATGGGCGTGGACACCACGCTGATCACCGACGGCATGGGCGCGGCCGTGCTCGCCACCGGCGAGGTGTCCGCTCTGCTCACCGCCGCCGACCGGGTCACCATGGACGGGCACGTGGTCAACAAGGTCGGCACGCTCGGCCTCGCCGTGGCCGCCTCGGCGTTCGACGTGCCGTTCCTGGCGATGGTGCAGGCCCCCGACCGGCTCGCGCCCACCGCCGCCGACGTGCCGATCGAGCACCGGCCGGGCGAGGAGGTGCTGAGCACCCTGGGCAGGCGCACCGCCAGCGACCGGGTGCGCGGCCTCTACCCGGCGTTCGACGTGACGCCGCCGAGGTTCGTCACCACCGTGGTCACCGACCGGGGCGCGCTCGCCCCCGACCGGCTCGCCGACTACTACCAGCAGGGGACAGCGAATGACTGA
- the mtnC gene encoding acireductone synthase, translated as MTEWVVLDIEGTLSSTDQVLVVLYDYARPRLGPWIDEHGDDPAVARAVAQIRELSGATGGTDDLVRVLHGWMDADQKVTPLKTLQGLIWQRGYETGDLVAELFPDVVPALRKWHGDGLRLAVFSSGSAPGQVAFFGHTSEGDLRPLFEHHFDTVNAGPKREAASYLAIASALGAGDPAGITFYSDVPAELHAAAEAGWRTVGVARPGEPNADADFSPHPVVGEL; from the coding sequence ATGACTGAATGGGTCGTGCTCGACATCGAGGGCACGCTCAGCTCCACCGACCAGGTCCTGGTCGTGCTCTACGACTACGCGCGCCCGCGCCTGGGCCCGTGGATCGACGAGCACGGCGACGACCCGGCCGTCGCGCGGGCCGTCGCGCAGATCCGCGAGCTGTCCGGCGCGACCGGCGGCACCGACGACCTGGTGCGGGTGCTGCACGGCTGGATGGACGCCGACCAGAAGGTCACGCCGCTCAAGACCCTGCAGGGCCTGATCTGGCAGCGCGGCTACGAGACCGGCGACCTGGTCGCCGAGCTGTTCCCCGACGTGGTGCCCGCGCTGCGGAAGTGGCACGGGGACGGGCTGCGGCTCGCCGTGTTCTCCTCCGGCTCGGCGCCCGGCCAGGTCGCGTTCTTCGGCCACACCTCCGAGGGCGACCTCCGGCCGCTGTTCGAGCACCACTTCGACACCGTCAACGCGGGCCCCAAGCGCGAGGCCGCCTCCTACCTGGCGATCGCCTCGGCGCTGGGCGCGGGCGACCCGGCCGGGATCACGTTCTACTCGGACGTGCCCGCCGAGCTGCACGCCGCCGCCGAGGCGGGCTGGAGGACCGTGGGCGTCGCGCGTCCCGGCGAGCCCAACGCCGACGCCGACTTCAGCCCGCACCCGGTGGTGGGCGAGCTGTGA
- the mtnB gene encoding methylthioribulose 1-phosphate dehydratase, translating into MGWMRGTSGNLSVVLGRDPLRLAVTTSGKDKGELTDDDVVVVDGHGRTDDPVKVPSAEAGLHGRIAAVAGAGAVVHVHALAPVLAAEFWPDGVELRDLEMLKGFGRADHDVVTIPVAPNSQDMGVLGDAFEAGFRPDVPALLVARHGVYAWGADLRQARHRLECLEWLLRFKVETRRDSR; encoded by the coding sequence ATGGGCTGGATGCGCGGCACGTCCGGCAACCTGTCGGTCGTCCTCGGCCGCGACCCGCTGCGGCTCGCGGTCACCACCAGCGGCAAGGACAAGGGCGAGCTGACCGACGACGACGTGGTGGTCGTCGACGGGCACGGCCGCACCGACGACCCGGTGAAGGTCCCCTCCGCCGAGGCCGGCCTGCACGGGCGGATCGCCGCCGTGGCGGGCGCGGGCGCGGTCGTCCACGTGCACGCGCTCGCGCCGGTGCTGGCCGCCGAGTTCTGGCCGGACGGCGTCGAGCTGCGCGACCTGGAGATGCTCAAGGGCTTCGGGCGCGCCGACCACGACGTGGTCACGATCCCGGTGGCGCCCAACAGCCAGGACATGGGCGTGCTCGGCGACGCGTTCGAGGCCGGGTTCCGGCCGGACGTGCCCGCGTTGCTCGTGGCCAGGCACGGGGTGTACGCCTGGGGGGCGGACCTGCGCCAGGCCAGGCACCGGCTGGAGTGCCTGGAGTGGCTGCTGCGCTTCAAGGTCGAGACGAGGAGGGACTCCCGATGA
- a CDS encoding 1,2-dihydroxy-3-keto-5-methylthiopentene dioxygenase produces MTLLTVWADENPDEVLLRTSEPDEVRAELERFGVRYERWPVLPDVTVDNALDAYREQVARVVETEGYVLVDAMHQTPSDDPEWLAAAAGARARFLAEHTHDDDEDRFFARGAGVFYLHVAGRVHAVLCEAGDLLSVPANTTHWFDMGTRPDYVSIRFFHDDDGWVGNFTGSEIAKSFPTFDELMAGRRG; encoded by the coding sequence ATGACCCTGCTGACCGTGTGGGCCGACGAGAACCCGGACGAGGTGCTGCTGCGCACCTCGGAGCCGGACGAGGTGCGGGCCGAGCTGGAGCGGTTCGGCGTGCGGTACGAGCGGTGGCCGGTGCTGCCGGACGTGACCGTCGACAACGCGCTCGACGCCTACCGCGAGCAGGTGGCGCGGGTGGTGGAGACCGAGGGGTACGTGCTGGTCGACGCCATGCACCAGACCCCGTCCGACGACCCCGAGTGGCTGGCCGCCGCGGCGGGCGCGCGGGCGAGGTTCCTGGCCGAGCACACCCACGACGACGACGAGGACCGGTTCTTCGCGCGCGGGGCCGGGGTGTTCTACCTGCACGTGGCCGGGCGGGTGCACGCCGTGCTGTGCGAGGCGGGCGACCTGCTGAGCGTGCCCGCGAACACCACCCACTGGTTCGACATGGGCACCAGGCCGGACTACGTGTCGATCCGGTTCTTCCACGACGACGACGGGTGGGTCGGGAACTTCACCGGGAGCGAGATCGCCAAGTCGTTCCCGACGTTCGACGAGCTGATGGCCGGGCGCCGGGGCTGA
- a CDS encoding phosphotransferase, with the protein MELGLPVDDPVVLKDGSNVLVLLRPAPVVARVGAVTAAVRGDVAGHFRRADAVSRHLAARGVPVVEPLVGPVERDGHAVAFARHVPHRPGALPAAELATLLGGLHAALRDHDGELPVRGPLDDVDAALALLGWPPEQAERRAGLVARLPDVPVRPLHGDAHAGNVLLTDAGPVWNDFEDAWLGPPAWDLVCAGLTGAGGAGTGEIGTDLVGTYLAAAADVAAEEVAPEVLARFAELRALQADCWRAAARLVHERRAAPADRERARPAAAQHDAPAHRS; encoded by the coding sequence GTGGAACTGGGTCTGCCGGTCGACGACCCGGTGGTGCTCAAGGACGGCAGCAACGTCCTCGTGCTGCTGCGACCGGCCCCGGTGGTGGCCAGGGTCGGGGCGGTGACGGCGGCGGTGCGCGGGGACGTGGCGGGGCACTTCCGGCGGGCCGACGCGGTGAGCCGCCACCTGGCCGCGCGCGGGGTGCCGGTGGTGGAGCCGCTGGTCGGGCCGGTGGAGCGGGACGGGCACGCGGTCGCGTTCGCCCGGCACGTGCCGCACCGGCCGGGCGCGCTGCCCGCCGCCGAACTGGCGACGCTGCTGGGCGGGCTGCACGCGGCGCTGCGCGACCACGACGGCGAGCTGCCCGTGCGCGGGCCGCTGGACGACGTGGACGCCGCGCTGGCGCTGCTGGGGTGGCCGCCGGAGCAGGCCGAGCGGCGCGCGGGGCTGGTGGCGCGCCTGCCGGACGTGCCGGTGCGACCGCTGCACGGCGACGCGCACGCGGGCAACGTGCTGCTCACCGACGCGGGGCCGGTGTGGAACGACTTCGAGGACGCCTGGCTGGGACCGCCCGCGTGGGACCTCGTGTGCGCGGGCCTGACCGGGGCAGGCGGAGCGGGGACCGGCGAGATCGGGACCGACCTGGTCGGGACCTACCTGGCGGCTGCGGCGGACGTGGCCGCCGAGGAGGTGGCGCCGGAGGTCCTCGCGCGCTTCGCCGAGCTGCGCGCCCTCCAGGCGGACTGCTGGCGCGCGGCGGCCCGCCTGGTCCACGAGCGCCGGGCGGCCCCCGCCGACCGGGAGCGCGCCCGACCGGCCGCCGCACAGCACGACGCCCCGGCGCACCGCTCCTGA
- the ctaD gene encoding cytochrome c oxidase subunit I, with the protein MTAVAPQPIATRPFGTREAVKGSFLLRMFRTTDHKQIGIMYLVTSFIFFMVGGAMAMLIRTELARPGMQFLSNEQYNQLFTMHGTVMLLLYATPIVFGFANFILPLQIGSPDVAFPRLNAFSYWLYLFGGLITMSGFLTPGGAADFGWFAYTPLSNAIHSPGAGADLWIAGLAVGGLGTILGAVNMITTIVCLRAPGLTMFRMPIFTWNILVTSVLVLLAFPILTAALFGLLADRHLGAHVFDPANGGVILWQHLFWFFGHPEVYIIALPFFGIVSEVFPVFSRKPIFGYNGLVYATLGIAALSVAVWAHHMYATGAVLLPFFAFMTFLIAVPTGIKFFNWIGTMWKGQLTFESPMLFSIGFIVTFLFGGLSGVLLAAPAIDFHVSDTYFVVAHFHYVLYGTIVFATFAGIYFWFPKMTGRMLDEGLAKLHFWTTFLGFHATFLVQHWLGAEGMPRRYADYLAADGFTTLNMVSTIGAYLLGASTLPFIWNVFKSYRYGEVVKVDDPWGFGNSLEWATSCPPPRHNFTELPRIRSARPAFELHYPHMIERMHAEAHVTLTGRAIPHEKAKSAPSELAAKAVQSGTASEGTEHDHKH; encoded by the coding sequence GTGACGGCCGTAGCCCCGCAGCCGATCGCAACGCGGCCCTTCGGGACTCGCGAGGCGGTCAAGGGTTCGTTCCTGCTGCGGATGTTCCGCACCACGGACCACAAGCAAATCGGCATCATGTACCTGGTCACGTCGTTCATCTTTTTCATGGTGGGCGGCGCGATGGCGATGCTGATCAGGACGGAGCTCGCCCGACCGGGGATGCAGTTCCTCTCGAACGAGCAGTACAACCAGCTGTTCACCATGCACGGCACGGTGATGCTGCTGCTGTACGCCACCCCGATCGTGTTCGGCTTCGCCAACTTCATCCTGCCGCTGCAGATCGGCTCGCCGGACGTCGCGTTCCCCCGGTTGAACGCCTTCTCGTACTGGCTGTACCTGTTCGGCGGCCTCATCACCATGTCGGGCTTCCTCACGCCCGGCGGCGCCGCCGACTTCGGCTGGTTCGCCTACACCCCGCTGTCGAACGCCATCCACTCGCCCGGCGCGGGCGCCGACCTGTGGATCGCGGGCCTGGCGGTCGGCGGTCTCGGCACCATCCTCGGCGCGGTCAACATGATCACCACGATCGTGTGCCTGCGCGCGCCCGGCCTGACCATGTTCCGGATGCCGATCTTCACCTGGAACATCCTGGTCACCAGCGTCCTGGTGCTGCTGGCGTTCCCGATCCTGACCGCGGCCCTGTTCGGGCTCCTCGCCGACCGGCATCTCGGAGCGCACGTCTTCGACCCGGCCAACGGCGGCGTGATCCTGTGGCAGCACCTGTTCTGGTTCTTCGGCCACCCCGAGGTCTACATCATCGCGCTGCCGTTCTTCGGCATCGTGTCCGAGGTCTTCCCGGTCTTCAGCCGCAAGCCGATCTTCGGCTACAACGGCCTGGTCTACGCCACGCTCGGCATCGCGGCGCTGTCCGTGGCCGTGTGGGCGCACCACATGTACGCCACCGGCGCGGTCCTGCTGCCGTTCTTCGCGTTCATGACCTTCCTCATCGCGGTCCCGACCGGCATCAAGTTCTTCAACTGGATCGGCACGATGTGGAAGGGGCAGCTCACCTTCGAGTCGCCCATGCTGTTCAGCATCGGCTTCATCGTGACCTTCCTCTTCGGCGGCCTGTCCGGCGTGCTGCTGGCGGCCCCGGCGATCGACTTCCACGTGTCCGACACGTACTTCGTCGTCGCCCACTTCCACTACGTGCTGTACGGCACGATCGTGTTCGCCACCTTCGCGGGCATCTACTTCTGGTTCCCGAAGATGACCGGCCGGATGCTGGACGAGGGCCTGGCGAAGCTGCACTTCTGGACCACGTTCCTGGGCTTCCACGCGACGTTCCTGGTGCAGCACTGGCTGGGCGCCGAGGGGATGCCCCGCCGGTACGCGGACTACCTGGCCGCCGACGGCTTCACCACGCTGAACATGGTCTCCACGATCGGCGCGTACCTGCTCGGCGCGTCCACGCTGCCGTTCATCTGGAACGTGTTCAAGAGCTACCGGTACGGCGAGGTCGTGAAGGTCGACGACCCGTGGGGCTTCGGCAACTCGCTGGAGTGGGCGACCTCCTGCCCGCCGCCGAGGCACAACTTCACCGAGCTGCCCCGCATCCGCTCGGCCCGCCCGGCGTTCGAGCTGCACTACCCGCACATGATCGAGCGGATGCACGCCGAGGCGCACGTGACGCTGACCGGCCGCGCCATCCCGCACGAGAAGGCCAAGTCGGCGCCGTCCGAGCTGGCCGCCAAGGCGGTGCAGTCCGGCACCGCGTCGGAGGGCACCGAGCACGACCACAAGCACTAG
- the serB gene encoding phosphoserine phosphatase SerB, whose protein sequence is MPSATPVLITVTGPDKPGVSSVLFAVLTRHGVDVLDVEQVVIRGRLVLGVLVSAQRDPEGIQEAVEQAMATVSMSVEVEIGADSRRTARLESSHVLILLGHPVTARAFTEVARKLAALGANIDAIRGVADYPVTGLELRISVAHDTEEADAQLRAALAVVAARAGVDVAVERAGLTRRAKRLVVFDVDSTLIQGEVIEMLAAHVGVEPQVREITEAAMRGELDFAESLERRVALLEGLDEGVLDEVAASLELTPGARTTIRTLKRLGFRCGVVSGGFTRVIRSLVTELGLDFCAANELEVVDGKLTGRVLGEIVDRPGKAVALRRFADSVGVPMAQTVAVGDGANDIDMIGAAGLGIAFNAKPALREVADTALSHPFLDAVLFVLGVTRAEVEAADLADGLDLVRQ, encoded by the coding sequence ATGCCCAGCGCGACCCCAGTCCTGATCACCGTGACCGGCCCGGACAAGCCGGGCGTGTCCTCGGTGCTGTTCGCCGTGCTCACCAGGCACGGGGTCGACGTGCTCGACGTCGAGCAGGTCGTGATCCGGGGCAGGCTGGTGCTCGGGGTGCTGGTGTCCGCCCAGCGCGACCCCGAAGGCATCCAGGAGGCCGTGGAGCAGGCCATGGCGACGGTGTCGATGAGCGTCGAGGTGGAGATCGGCGCCGACTCGCGCCGCACCGCCCGGCTGGAGTCCAGCCACGTCCTGATCCTGCTGGGTCACCCGGTCACCGCGCGGGCGTTCACCGAGGTCGCCCGCAAGCTCGCCGCGCTCGGCGCGAACATCGACGCCATCCGGGGGGTCGCCGACTACCCGGTGACCGGGCTGGAGCTGCGGATCTCGGTCGCCCACGACACCGAGGAGGCGGACGCGCAGCTGCGCGCGGCGCTCGCCGTCGTGGCCGCGCGCGCCGGGGTGGACGTGGCCGTGGAGCGGGCCGGGCTGACCAGGCGGGCCAAGCGGCTCGTCGTGTTCGACGTGGACTCCACGCTCATCCAGGGCGAGGTGATCGAGATGCTGGCCGCGCACGTGGGCGTGGAGCCCCAGGTCCGCGAGATCACCGAGGCGGCCATGCGGGGCGAGCTGGACTTCGCCGAGTCGCTGGAGAGGCGCGTGGCGCTGCTGGAGGGCCTGGACGAGGGCGTGCTGGACGAGGTGGCCGCGTCGCTGGAGCTGACGCCCGGCGCGCGCACCACGATCCGCACCCTCAAGCGGCTCGGGTTCCGCTGCGGGGTCGTGTCGGGCGGGTTCACCAGGGTGATCCGGTCGCTGGTCACCGAGCTGGGGCTGGACTTCTGCGCGGCCAACGAGCTGGAGGTCGTGGACGGCAAGCTGACCGGCCGGGTGCTCGGCGAGATCGTGGACCGGCCGGGCAAGGCGGTGGCGCTGCGGCGGTTCGCGGACTCGGTCGGGGTGCCGATGGCGCAGACCGTCGCGGTCGGGGACGGGGCGAACGACATCGACATGATCGGCGCGGCCGGGCTGGGCATCGCGTTCAACGCCAAGCCGGCGCTGCGCGAGGTCGCGGACACCGCGCTGTCGCACCCGTTCCTGGACGCGGTGCTGTTCGTGCTCGGCGTGACGCGCGCCGAGGTGGAGGCCGCGGACCTCGCGGACGGGCTGGACCTGGTGCGCCAGTGA
- a CDS encoding aminoacyl-tRNA hydrolase — protein MLLGRDYGEPEGELVRAMPVVMRIERSAPPSRLDVLEAAAAAAVAVCLDPRADPGGEWHDEVVAWVRGRIRKVARRARGAHWEAVQALPGVTVTVGGASVRAFVPGVVGEAPKEISRLQISGSELPEDGEPGPVPEGARLLWLNPGVTMTAGKAAAQVGHASMLLAPHLDAAELARWAADGFRCAVRTPSRAEWDALVARPDAIVVRDAGYTEVEPGTATVAAVR, from the coding sequence ATGCTGCTGGGTCGCGACTACGGCGAGCCCGAGGGCGAGCTGGTGCGCGCCATGCCGGTGGTCATGCGGATCGAGCGCAGCGCGCCGCCGTCCCGCCTCGACGTGCTGGAGGCCGCTGCCGCCGCCGCGGTGGCGGTGTGCCTGGACCCGCGCGCGGATCCCGGTGGCGAGTGGCACGACGAGGTCGTGGCGTGGGTGCGCGGGCGCATCCGCAAGGTCGCCAGGAGGGCGCGAGGGGCGCACTGGGAGGCCGTGCAGGCCCTGCCGGGCGTCACGGTGACCGTGGGCGGCGCGTCGGTGCGCGCGTTCGTGCCGGGGGTCGTGGGGGAGGCGCCGAAGGAGATCAGCCGGTTGCAGATCTCCGGCAGCGAGCTGCCCGAGGACGGCGAGCCGGGGCCCGTGCCGGAGGGTGCGCGGCTGCTGTGGCTGAACCCCGGCGTGACCATGACGGCGGGCAAGGCGGCGGCCCAGGTCGGGCACGCCTCGATGCTGCTGGCCCCGCACCTGGACGCGGCGGAGCTGGCGCGGTGGGCGGCGGACGGGTTCCGCTGCGCGGTGCGCACGCCGAGCCGGGCCGAGTGGGACGCGCTGGTGGCGCGGCCGGACGCGATCGTGGTGCGGGACGCGGGGTACACCGAGGTCGAGCCGGGAACGGCGACGGTCGCCGCGGTGCGGTAG